In Streptomyces sannanensis, the DNA window GGGCGGCGAGGTCGAGCGCTCGCTCGATCCTCACGGGCTCGTCCTCAAGGCGGGCGTCTGGTATCTGTGTGCCCGTACGGACGGGGACTTCCGGGTGTACCGGGTCGAACGTTTCACGGCGGTGGCCGTCGCCGGGGACCGTTTCGTACGGGACGAGGACTTCGACCTTCCGGGCTTCTGGGAGGAGCGGGCGGCGCAGTTCGCCCGCTCGATCCTGCGCGAGGAGGTGGTGATACGTGTGTCGCCGGCCGGCGCCGAACGGCTTCCGCACGTCACGGACCGTGCGGCCGCGCACGAGGCCCTGGCCGCCGCGGGCCCGCCGGACCCCGCGGGGCGGATCACACTGACCCTCCTGGTCGAGTCCCTGGAGGTCGCGTACACCCAGCTGATCACGCTGGGCCCCGAGCTGGAGATCCTCGAACCCACGGCCCTCCGTGCCCGCTTCCGGGAGGCGGCCACCCGGCTGCGCGAGCTGTATGCCTGAATCGGCTTCCCCGGACGGTTCCGCGCCTACCGGTACTCCTCCGCCGTGCGGTCCGCGCCACCGTTCACGACGTCACGGATGTACGCCCACGCGTCCGGCCGGCTTCCGTCCGCGTCGGTGAAGCCGTACTCCCCGGCCAGCTGACCGCTGCTCAGCGACTGCCCGTTCCACCGGTGCCGTTCCGGGTCGGCCGCGAGCGCGGCGACCGCGCGGCCGACGAACACCGGCGATTCGGAGATCGCGAAATCCGGCTGCTCGGCGATCGCGTCGCGCCAGTTCTCCTCCTGGACCCCGAAGTGGTCCAGCATCTGCTCGGAGCGCAGCCAGCCGGGGGTCACGGACACCGCCGTGCAGCCCTCGCTCTTGAGGTCCTCGCCCAGCGCGAACGCCATCCGGATCGGGGCGTTCTTGGTGAGGTCGTAGTAGAAGTTCTCGCGGAAGCCCTTGTTGGACTCGGACGTACCGTCCGTGATCTCGACGACGAGCCCGCCCGGGTGCCGTACCAGCAGGGGCAGTGCGCAGCTGCTGGTGATGATGTGGGACTTCACGCCGAGCTCCAGCATGCGCAGTCCGTGCCCGAGTTCGGTCTCCCACATCTTCTTGCCGAAGACGACCAGGTGTTCGCCGCCCCAGAGGTCGTTGACGAGGATGTCGAGCCGGCCGTGCGTGCGGTCGATGCGCTCGATCAGGGCCTTGACCTCGTCCGGCACCAGATGGTCCGTCGGGACGGCGATACCGACACCTCCCGCCGCCGTGACGAGCTCGGCGGTCTCCTCGATCGTCTCCGTCGTCCGGCCGACCTCGCTGGTCCTCTCCCGGGTGGTGCGTCCGGTGACGAAGACGGTGGCGCCCGCGGCACCGAGTTGTACGGCGATGGCCCGGCCGGCGCCGCGTGTGGCGCCCGCGACGAGGGCGACCCTTCCGTTCAGTGGCTTGTCCTGAGTCATGGAACGACCGTCGCACGTAAACACGACATCTTCTGTCCGGCTTTTCCGCGTGCGAGCCGTGCCGCCAACCC includes these proteins:
- a CDS encoding helix-turn-helix transcriptional regulator, with product MRAARLIKMVLLLQSRPSMTAGELAQELEVSERTVARDALALSEAGVPVYADRGRAGGYRLIGGYRTRLTGLARSEAEALFLSGVPSALREMGLEDAASAARLKVSAALLPSLRDASDSAAQRFHLDAPGWYQEPGTPELLPALAEAVWDDRPVRARYRRGGGEVERSLDPHGLVLKAGVWYLCARTDGDFRVYRVERFTAVAVAGDRFVRDEDFDLPGFWEERAAQFARSILREEVVIRVSPAGAERLPHVTDRAAAHEALAAAGPPDPAGRITLTLLVESLEVAYTQLITLGPELEILEPTALRARFREAATRLRELYA
- a CDS encoding SDR family oxidoreductase, yielding MTQDKPLNGRVALVAGATRGAGRAIAVQLGAAGATVFVTGRTTRERTSEVGRTTETIEETAELVTAAGGVGIAVPTDHLVPDEVKALIERIDRTHGRLDILVNDLWGGEHLVVFGKKMWETELGHGLRMLELGVKSHIITSSCALPLLVRHPGGLVVEITDGTSESNKGFRENFYYDLTKNAPIRMAFALGEDLKSEGCTAVSVTPGWLRSEQMLDHFGVQEENWRDAIAEQPDFAISESPVFVGRAVAALAADPERHRWNGQSLSSGQLAGEYGFTDADGSRPDAWAYIRDVVNGGADRTAEEYR